The Maylandia zebra isolate NMK-2024a linkage group LG4, Mzebra_GT3a, whole genome shotgun sequence genome includes a window with the following:
- the atxn7l3a gene encoding ataxin-7-like protein 3 isoform X3, protein MTGYQSYYLAVKTSNRDFQMKMEDMPLSGPDNTRLEALAHDIYSELVEDACLGLCFEVHRAVKQGYFFLDETDQESMKEFEIVDQPGVDIFGQVYNQWKNKECECPNCKRLIAASRFAPHLEKCLGMGRNSSRIANRRLASSNNMSKSESDQEDNDDLNDNDWSYGAEKKTKKRKSDKSQNSPRRSKSLKHKNGELGSGVGAESYKYNYNTGISYETLGPDEVRSLLTTQCGVISEHTKKMCTRPTLPDADAVETDSFDIPDAQPLMSRLQWEDSDISPTDSASSKASTNHSDSRKPKKKKKPSLPLNSGGGGSGSGSLAGGGGSSSQSNISISTKKKRPKLSAPPISSIYDDLA, encoded by the exons ATGACAGG ATATCAATCTTATTACCTTGCTGTCAAGACTTCCAATAGAGATTTTCAAATGAAAATGGAGGATATGCCCCTCTCAGGCCCAGACAACACCAGGCTGGAG gCCCTGGCCCATGACATCTACTCTGAGCTGGTGGAAGATGCCTGTTTGGGCCTGTGTTTTGAGGTGCATCGAGCTGTTAAACAGGGCTATTTCTTCCTGGATGAAACGGACCAAGAGAGCATGAAGGAGTTTG AAATTGTGGATCAACCAGGAGTGGACATATTTGGGCAGGTGTACAATCAGTGGAAGAACAAAGAGTGTGAGTGTCCCAACTGTAAAAGATTAATAGCAGCTTCTCGCTTTGCTCCACATTTGGAGAAATGCCTTGGCATGGGACGCAACAGCAGCCGCATCGCCAACCGCAG GCTAGCCAGCAGTAATAATATGAGCAAATCAGAGAGTGATCAGGAAGACAATGATGACCTTAATGATAATGACTGGTCGTATggggctgaaaaaaaaa CCAAGAAGAGAAAGTCAGATAag aGTCAAAATTCCCCAAGAAGATCCAAATCCCTGAAACATAAAAACG GTGAGCTTGGAAGTGGCGTCGGTGCCGAATCTTACAAG taCAACTATAATACTGGCATCAGTTATGAAACCTTGGGCCCCGATGAAGTCAGATCCCTTCTAACGACG CAATGTGGGGTGATATCTGAGCACACAAAGAAGATGTGTACCAG GCCAACGCTGCCTGATGCAGATGCTGTGGAGACTGACAGCTTTGACATTCCAGATGCACAACCCTTAATGAGCCGCCTGCAGTGGGAGGACTCGGATATTTCACCTACTGATTCTGCTTCATCTAAAGCCA GCACCAACCATTCAGATTCTCGGAAGcccaagaaaaagaagaagccatCTCTTCCATTGAacagtggaggaggaggaagtgggAGTGGAAGCCTGGCTGGAGGCGGCGGCAGCAGCTCTCAGAGTAATATCAGTATATCGACCAAAAAAAAGAGGCCCAAACTCTCAGCACCTCCTATTTCAAGTATCTATGATGATTTAGCATAA
- the atxn7l3a gene encoding ataxin-7-like protein 3 isoform X1, producing MTGYQSYYLAVKTSNRDFQMKMEDMPLSGPDNTRLEALAHDIYSELVEDACLGLCFEVHRAVKQGYFFLDETDQESMKEFEIVDQPGVDIFGQVYNQWKNKECECPNCKRLIAASRFAPHLEKCLGMGRNSSRIANRRLASSNNMSKSESDQEDNDDLNDNDWSYGAEKKTKKRKSDKSQNSPRRSKSLKHKNGELGSGVGAESYKYNYNTGISYETLGPDEVRSLLTTQCGVISEHTKKMCTRSQRCPQHTDEQRRAVRLFLLGPSAPTLPDADAVETDSFDIPDAQPLMSRLQWEDSDISPTDSASSKASTNHSDSRKPKKKKKPSLPLNSGGGGSGSGSLAGGGGSSSQSNISISTKKKRPKLSAPPISSIYDDLA from the exons ATGACAGG ATATCAATCTTATTACCTTGCTGTCAAGACTTCCAATAGAGATTTTCAAATGAAAATGGAGGATATGCCCCTCTCAGGCCCAGACAACACCAGGCTGGAG gCCCTGGCCCATGACATCTACTCTGAGCTGGTGGAAGATGCCTGTTTGGGCCTGTGTTTTGAGGTGCATCGAGCTGTTAAACAGGGCTATTTCTTCCTGGATGAAACGGACCAAGAGAGCATGAAGGAGTTTG AAATTGTGGATCAACCAGGAGTGGACATATTTGGGCAGGTGTACAATCAGTGGAAGAACAAAGAGTGTGAGTGTCCCAACTGTAAAAGATTAATAGCAGCTTCTCGCTTTGCTCCACATTTGGAGAAATGCCTTGGCATGGGACGCAACAGCAGCCGCATCGCCAACCGCAG GCTAGCCAGCAGTAATAATATGAGCAAATCAGAGAGTGATCAGGAAGACAATGATGACCTTAATGATAATGACTGGTCGTATggggctgaaaaaaaaa CCAAGAAGAGAAAGTCAGATAag aGTCAAAATTCCCCAAGAAGATCCAAATCCCTGAAACATAAAAACG GTGAGCTTGGAAGTGGCGTCGGTGCCGAATCTTACAAG taCAACTATAATACTGGCATCAGTTATGAAACCTTGGGCCCCGATGAAGTCAGATCCCTTCTAACGACG CAATGTGGGGTGATATCTGAGCACACAAAGAAGATGTGTACCAG GTCTCAGCGATGTCCCCAACACACGGACGAACAGAGGAGGGCCgtcaggttgttcctcctgggGCCGTCCGC GCCAACGCTGCCTGATGCAGATGCTGTGGAGACTGACAGCTTTGACATTCCAGATGCACAACCCTTAATGAGCCGCCTGCAGTGGGAGGACTCGGATATTTCACCTACTGATTCTGCTTCATCTAAAGCCA GCACCAACCATTCAGATTCTCGGAAGcccaagaaaaagaagaagccatCTCTTCCATTGAacagtggaggaggaggaagtgggAGTGGAAGCCTGGCTGGAGGCGGCGGCAGCAGCTCTCAGAGTAATATCAGTATATCGACCAAAAAAAAGAGGCCCAAACTCTCAGCACCTCCTATTTCAAGTATCTATGATGATTTAGCATAA
- the atxn7l3a gene encoding ataxin-7-like protein 3 isoform X2, whose protein sequence is MKMEDMPLSGPDNTRLEALAHDIYSELVEDACLGLCFEVHRAVKQGYFFLDETDQESMKEFEIVDQPGVDIFGQVYNQWKNKECECPNCKRLIAASRFAPHLEKCLGMGRNSSRIANRRLASSNNMSKSESDQEDNDDLNDNDWSYGAEKKTKKRKSDKSQNSPRRSKSLKHKNGELGSGVGAESYKYNYNTGISYETLGPDEVRSLLTTQCGVISEHTKKMCTRSQRCPQHTDEQRRAVRLFLLGPSAPTLPDADAVETDSFDIPDAQPLMSRLQWEDSDISPTDSASSKASTNHSDSRKPKKKKKPSLPLNSGGGGSGSGSLAGGGGSSSQSNISISTKKKRPKLSAPPISSIYDDLA, encoded by the exons ATGAAAATGGAGGATATGCCCCTCTCAGGCCCAGACAACACCAGGCTGGAG gCCCTGGCCCATGACATCTACTCTGAGCTGGTGGAAGATGCCTGTTTGGGCCTGTGTTTTGAGGTGCATCGAGCTGTTAAACAGGGCTATTTCTTCCTGGATGAAACGGACCAAGAGAGCATGAAGGAGTTTG AAATTGTGGATCAACCAGGAGTGGACATATTTGGGCAGGTGTACAATCAGTGGAAGAACAAAGAGTGTGAGTGTCCCAACTGTAAAAGATTAATAGCAGCTTCTCGCTTTGCTCCACATTTGGAGAAATGCCTTGGCATGGGACGCAACAGCAGCCGCATCGCCAACCGCAG GCTAGCCAGCAGTAATAATATGAGCAAATCAGAGAGTGATCAGGAAGACAATGATGACCTTAATGATAATGACTGGTCGTATggggctgaaaaaaaaa CCAAGAAGAGAAAGTCAGATAag aGTCAAAATTCCCCAAGAAGATCCAAATCCCTGAAACATAAAAACG GTGAGCTTGGAAGTGGCGTCGGTGCCGAATCTTACAAG taCAACTATAATACTGGCATCAGTTATGAAACCTTGGGCCCCGATGAAGTCAGATCCCTTCTAACGACG CAATGTGGGGTGATATCTGAGCACACAAAGAAGATGTGTACCAG GTCTCAGCGATGTCCCCAACACACGGACGAACAGAGGAGGGCCgtcaggttgttcctcctgggGCCGTCCGC GCCAACGCTGCCTGATGCAGATGCTGTGGAGACTGACAGCTTTGACATTCCAGATGCACAACCCTTAATGAGCCGCCTGCAGTGGGAGGACTCGGATATTTCACCTACTGATTCTGCTTCATCTAAAGCCA GCACCAACCATTCAGATTCTCGGAAGcccaagaaaaagaagaagccatCTCTTCCATTGAacagtggaggaggaggaagtgggAGTGGAAGCCTGGCTGGAGGCGGCGGCAGCAGCTCTCAGAGTAATATCAGTATATCGACCAAAAAAAAGAGGCCCAAACTCTCAGCACCTCCTATTTCAAGTATCTATGATGATTTAGCATAA
- the ubtf gene encoding nucleolar transcription factor 1 isoform X1 has product MNGEMEATTQDQVWAQDDLLRLLEAMKVALPQKDLTKYKTSESHLDWQKVAFNSYTAEMCKQKWQVVSKEIRKFRTLTELIVDAQDYIKNPYKGKKIKKHPDFPKKPLTPYFRFFMEKRAKYAKLHPEMSNLDLTKILSKKYRELPDKKKKKYVDDFLRDKETFVQSMMKFREEHPDLVESMAKKGSNVPEKPKTPQQLWYNHEKKAFLKLHPDATTKDIKDSLGKQWTQLSDKKRLKWITKSLEQQKQYEETMREYIQQHPELNMTQEDIVKSTLTKAERHLKDKSDGRPDKPPPNGYSMFCAELMSSMKDVPSTERMVMCSQRWKLLKQGEKDAYQKRCEQRKKEYEIEMNRFLSSISEEEQQRVLGEAKTGFKKSTGANSPASKKKNSKANANPEKPKRPISAMFIFAEEKRPKLQQERPDLADSEITRLLARMWNELPDKKKEKFKRLESVLKAESEKKEKEDRSRLPDPPKNAQDIWQQSVIGDYLARFKNDRPKAQKAMEGTWSTMEKKEKIMWIKKAAEDQKRYEREVSEMRSPAAAIASGKKMKFEGEPKKPPSNGYQKFSQEMLSNGELNHLPMKERMAEIGSRWQRLPLKDKDRYKKIAEEKQRQYKVQLEQWLASLSSQERNTYKEYNSQKRRTTAKPGGPKAKAKKSDTEEDEDDDDDDEEDDDDDEQEKASSEGDSSSEDDEDDDDKEDDDDEDDEEDDEADDKENKSEDSSSESNSQGSSDSDSD; this is encoded by the exons ATGAATGGAGAAATGGAGGCAACGACACAAGACCAAG TATGGGCGCAGGATGACCTTTTAAGACTGCTGGAGGCCATGAAAGTGGCTCTTCCACAGAAAGACCTGACTAAATACAAAACATCAGAGTCCCACCTGgactggcagaaagttgctttCAATTCCTACACAGCTGAGATGTGCAAGCAGAAATGGCAGGTGGTGTCGAAAGAG ATTCGTAAATTCAGGACCCTGACAGAATTGATAGTTGATGCTCAAGACTACATAAAGAACCCATACAAGGGCAAGAAAATAAAG AAACACCCAGATTTCCCCAAGAAGCCTTTGACTCCATACTTCCGTTTCTTTATGGAGAAGAGGGCCAAGTATGCAAAGCTGCACCCTGAGATGAGCAACCTGGACCTCACTAAAATCCTATCTAAGAAGTATCGGGAGCTGCCTGATAAAAAGAAG AAAAAATATGTTGACGACTTCTTACGAGATAAGGAAACATTTGTTCAAAGTATGATGAAGTTCAG GGAAGAGCATCCAGACCTGGTGGAGAGCATGGCCAAAAAAGGCTCAAATGTACCAGAAAAGCCCAAGACGCCCCAACAGTTGTGGTACAACCACGAAAAGAAGGCCTTCCTCAAGCTGCACCCTGAT GCGACCACCAAAGACATTAAAGATAGTCTTGGCAAACAGTGGACGCAGCTTTCTGACAAAAAGAGGCTCAAATGGATCACCAAGTCGCTGGAACAGCAGAAGCAGTATGAG GAGACGATGCGTGAATACATCCAACAGCATCCGGAGTTAAATATGACTCAGGAAGACATCGTAAAGTCCACCCTGACCAAGGCAGAGAGGCACCTGAAGGACAAATCTGACGGACGTCCTGACAAACCACCTCC AAACGGTTACTCGATGTTCTGTGCGGAGCTAATGTCGAGCATGAAGgacgttcccagcacagagCGTATGGTGATGTGTAGTCAGCGGTGGAAGCTGCTAAAGCAGGGTGAAAAGGACGCCTACCAAAAACGCTGCGAACAG aggaAAAAAGAGTATGAAATTGAGATGAACAGATTTCTCAGT AGTATATcagaggaggagcagcagcggGTCTTGGGTGAGGCGAAGACTGGTTTTAAGAAAAGCACTGGAGCCAATAGTCCCgcatctaaaaagaaaaactctaaAGCAAAC GCAAATCCAGAAAAACCCAAAAGACCCATTTCAGCCATGTTCATATTTGCTGAGGAGAAACGTCCCAAACTGCAGCAGGAGCGGCCAGACCTCGCTGACAGTGAGATCACAAGACTTCTTGCTCGCATGTGGAACGAGCTGCCAGATAAGAAGAAG GAGAAGTTTAAGCGCTTAGAATCGGTGTTGAAGGCAGAATCggagaagaaggaaaaagaggACCGCAGTCGACTCCCAGATCCGCCCAAAAATGCACAAGACATCTGGCAGCAGAGTGTTATAGGCGACTACCTGGCCAGATTTAAG AACGACCGGCCAAAGGCACAGAAAGCAATGGAAGGAACCTGGAGCACCatggagaaaaaagagaagattATGTGGATCAAAAAGGCAGCAGAAGACCAGAAAAGATATGAG agagaagtAAGTGAGATGCGCTCGCCTGCTGCTGCCATTGCCTCAGGGAAGAAGATGAAATTTGAGGGTGAACCCAAGAAACCGCCATC AAATGGATATCAGAAGTTCTCTCAGGAGATGCTGTCCAATGGAGAGCTGAATCATCTCCCAATGAAAGAGCGGATGGCTGAGATTGGCAGCCGCTGGCAGAGGTTACCACTGAAGGACAAGGACCGCTACAAGAAGATTGCTGAGGAGAAGCAAAGGCAGTACAAAGTCCAACTGGAACAGTGGCTCGCT AGTTTGTCTTCGCAAGAGAGAAACACTTACAAAGAATATAATTCACAA AAAAGAAGAACTACAGCAAAACCAGGAGGCCCCAAGGCAAAGGCCAAGAAATCT GATACGGAGGAGGACGAGGATGATGACGACGACGATGAGGAGGATGACGACGACGATGAGCAGGAGAAAGCTTCCAGTGAAGGCGACTCTTCCAGTGAGGacgatgaggatgatgatgac aAGGAGGACGACGACGATGAAGACGACGAAGAGGACGACGAAGCAGACGACAAGGAGAACAAGTCGGAGGACAGCAGCAGTGAGTCGAACTCACAGGGGTCGTCAGACTCTGATTCAGACTGA
- the ubtf gene encoding nucleolar transcription factor 1 isoform X2 — MNGEMEATTQDQVWAQDDLLRLLEAMKVALPQKDLTKYKTSESHLDWQKVAFNSYTAEMCKQKWQVVSKEIRKFRTLTELIVDAQDYIKNPYKGKKIKKHPDFPKKPLTPYFRFFMEKRAKYAKLHPEMSNLDLTKILSKKYRELPDKKKKKYVDDFLRDKETFVQSMMKFREEHPDLVESMAKKGSNVPEKPKTPQQLWYNHEKKAFLKLHPDATTKDIKDSLGKQWTQLSDKKRLKWITKSLEQQKQYEETMREYIQQHPELNMTQEDIVKSTLTKAERHLKDKSDGRPDKPPPNGYSMFCAELMSSMKDVPSTERMVMCSQRWKLLKQGEKDAYQKRCEQRKKEYEIEMNRFLSSISEEEQQRVLGEAKTGFKKSTGANSPASKKKNSKANANPEKPKRPISAMFIFAEEKRPKLQQERPDLADSEITRLLARMWNELPDKKKEKFKRLESVLKAESEKKEKEDRSRLPDPPKNAQDIWQQSVIGDYLARFKNDRPKAQKAMEGTWSTMEKKEKIMWIKKAAEDQKRYEREVSEMRSPAAAIASGKKMKFEGEPKKPPSNGYQKFSQEMLSNGELNHLPMKERMAEIGSRWQRLPLKDKDRYKKIAEEKQRQYKVQLEQWLASLSSQERNTYKEYNSQKRRTTAKPGGPKAKAKKSDTEEDEDDDDDDEEDDDDDEQEKASSEGDSSSEDDEDDDDEDDDDEDDEEDDEADDKENKSEDSSSESNSQGSSDSDSD, encoded by the exons ATGAATGGAGAAATGGAGGCAACGACACAAGACCAAG TATGGGCGCAGGATGACCTTTTAAGACTGCTGGAGGCCATGAAAGTGGCTCTTCCACAGAAAGACCTGACTAAATACAAAACATCAGAGTCCCACCTGgactggcagaaagttgctttCAATTCCTACACAGCTGAGATGTGCAAGCAGAAATGGCAGGTGGTGTCGAAAGAG ATTCGTAAATTCAGGACCCTGACAGAATTGATAGTTGATGCTCAAGACTACATAAAGAACCCATACAAGGGCAAGAAAATAAAG AAACACCCAGATTTCCCCAAGAAGCCTTTGACTCCATACTTCCGTTTCTTTATGGAGAAGAGGGCCAAGTATGCAAAGCTGCACCCTGAGATGAGCAACCTGGACCTCACTAAAATCCTATCTAAGAAGTATCGGGAGCTGCCTGATAAAAAGAAG AAAAAATATGTTGACGACTTCTTACGAGATAAGGAAACATTTGTTCAAAGTATGATGAAGTTCAG GGAAGAGCATCCAGACCTGGTGGAGAGCATGGCCAAAAAAGGCTCAAATGTACCAGAAAAGCCCAAGACGCCCCAACAGTTGTGGTACAACCACGAAAAGAAGGCCTTCCTCAAGCTGCACCCTGAT GCGACCACCAAAGACATTAAAGATAGTCTTGGCAAACAGTGGACGCAGCTTTCTGACAAAAAGAGGCTCAAATGGATCACCAAGTCGCTGGAACAGCAGAAGCAGTATGAG GAGACGATGCGTGAATACATCCAACAGCATCCGGAGTTAAATATGACTCAGGAAGACATCGTAAAGTCCACCCTGACCAAGGCAGAGAGGCACCTGAAGGACAAATCTGACGGACGTCCTGACAAACCACCTCC AAACGGTTACTCGATGTTCTGTGCGGAGCTAATGTCGAGCATGAAGgacgttcccagcacagagCGTATGGTGATGTGTAGTCAGCGGTGGAAGCTGCTAAAGCAGGGTGAAAAGGACGCCTACCAAAAACGCTGCGAACAG aggaAAAAAGAGTATGAAATTGAGATGAACAGATTTCTCAGT AGTATATcagaggaggagcagcagcggGTCTTGGGTGAGGCGAAGACTGGTTTTAAGAAAAGCACTGGAGCCAATAGTCCCgcatctaaaaagaaaaactctaaAGCAAAC GCAAATCCAGAAAAACCCAAAAGACCCATTTCAGCCATGTTCATATTTGCTGAGGAGAAACGTCCCAAACTGCAGCAGGAGCGGCCAGACCTCGCTGACAGTGAGATCACAAGACTTCTTGCTCGCATGTGGAACGAGCTGCCAGATAAGAAGAAG GAGAAGTTTAAGCGCTTAGAATCGGTGTTGAAGGCAGAATCggagaagaaggaaaaagaggACCGCAGTCGACTCCCAGATCCGCCCAAAAATGCACAAGACATCTGGCAGCAGAGTGTTATAGGCGACTACCTGGCCAGATTTAAG AACGACCGGCCAAAGGCACAGAAAGCAATGGAAGGAACCTGGAGCACCatggagaaaaaagagaagattATGTGGATCAAAAAGGCAGCAGAAGACCAGAAAAGATATGAG agagaagtAAGTGAGATGCGCTCGCCTGCTGCTGCCATTGCCTCAGGGAAGAAGATGAAATTTGAGGGTGAACCCAAGAAACCGCCATC AAATGGATATCAGAAGTTCTCTCAGGAGATGCTGTCCAATGGAGAGCTGAATCATCTCCCAATGAAAGAGCGGATGGCTGAGATTGGCAGCCGCTGGCAGAGGTTACCACTGAAGGACAAGGACCGCTACAAGAAGATTGCTGAGGAGAAGCAAAGGCAGTACAAAGTCCAACTGGAACAGTGGCTCGCT AGTTTGTCTTCGCAAGAGAGAAACACTTACAAAGAATATAATTCACAA AAAAGAAGAACTACAGCAAAACCAGGAGGCCCCAAGGCAAAGGCCAAGAAATCT GATACGGAGGAGGACGAGGATGATGACGACGACGATGAGGAGGATGACGACGACGATGAGCAGGAGAAAGCTTCCAGTGAAGGCGACTCTTCCAGTGAGGacgatgaggatgatgatgac GAGGACGACGACGATGAAGACGACGAAGAGGACGACGAAGCAGACGACAAGGAGAACAAGTCGGAGGACAGCAGCAGTGAGTCGAACTCACAGGGGTCGTCAGACTCTGATTCAGACTGA